TCGGTTCAACCTCTACGACTGGCTTTACCATCACAGCAACAAATAATATAATATCCGGGATGGATTATTATAATGGTCGTGGGTATGGTATCAATAATATTGAATCCGGGAAACACACCATAATTTCAGACTATAATAACATCTATGACAACGAATTAGGAAATTACAATAATGTGGTCGAAGGTGCACATGATATTCATTTAAATCCGGATTTCTATGATATGTCCAATGGAAATTATCATTTAAAATCAACATATGGGACATGGACTGGAACAAGTTGGGAACTAATGGCGACTCATAGTTCGTGTATAGATGCAGGGCATATATCCAGTAGTTATTCCAACGAACCTGATCCAAATGGTAACAGAATAAATATTGGTCGATATGGTAACACTGTCGAAGCATCCAAGAGCTTTTCCGAGTAACCCGCCGCTTACGCACCAACAGATGATGTGATTATCAAATTCGATGTGTGGGAGTTCGGTTCCTATGATGTCCTCCGGCAGGATGGCACGGATGTTGCTGTTTAGCGGGAACCTCTACAGCAACACTGGCGGTAATCGATGTTGAAAGCTCCTATATAATAATGATGTCCAATGTCTCTGTTTGAGCGTGTCAATGTTTCAAAGAAACGGCTATGGTCTTCAAATTTTGAACGTGCATGCCATTTTCTTATATAACTCCTCTATCCGGATCAATGGGCGAAGGAATAAATTCGTGATCTTCATGTCCATCCAAATGCGGCCTGTCCTCTTCATTGACAAAATAGTAAAGATATGGACGCTTGTGCTTTCTTTTAATCTTAATTCGTTTTTTCAGTATTTCGTCCATTTTCTGATCGAACGACCAGAATACTGATGCAGCAACATTGTGTTTTTTTGCAAGATTCATTGAGAATTCAATTAATGATAAAATTATTTCTTCTTCGAATTGTGGTATATAGGCATCTTTCATTTTCATGATCTTTATATCCTTTTCAGGACATTCAATATCAAATATAAAATATGCGACCAGTTCATCATTTCGGGTATCTGTGCATTTGACCAGATGCCTTTTGTCAGCGACAGCTTTTGAAAAGTATAACCATCTCAGTGTTTCTGCATCTCGACATAGTGTTGTTACATTTTCCTTTCTGTTGTTCTCCCATAGTTGTGTGAACGAATCCCCACAATCTGTGCATAGAGAACATTTGTAATGATTCGGTTGTGGCTTTAAGGTTCTCTTGTCGCTGAACCATTGACCAATAGGTGAGATCAACTTAATGGGGGGTAATAAACCTTTCATTAAAGGTAACAGATTGTGGGATATAATGCTAGTTTGTACATATAGGTCAAAAATTTTCCCATAATCCCGAATATGCCAGTATTCTAAATTATTAAACGGAACATCGATATCAGTAGATCCAAATTTGGAGTATATCTCTGCCGCGATCTCATTTGGTGTAGTATGTAGCAGGAGCTTAATATTTTTCTGTCTGTCAAATGACAGTGTCAACTGAATGCTGGTAACTCCTCGTACCGAAGGTCGGACATATAGTGATGTACCGGCTGCAGCGAGATCATCTCTTCCTTTGATCTGATATTTTACAAGGACATTCCCCAGAAAACCAACAATTTCCGATTTCTCGTCTTCAATTACCCAGCCATATGGGATGGACTTGTCTGCCCAGGGATTGTTGATCCACCACATATCGAAACGACGATGCCATATATCAGGTGAGGTGCCAAATCCCTCTTTCAAGAACTCTGCCAGTTCCGAAAAGTCCTTTTCCTCCAGTGGACGTATCTTTGTTGATGGCATGTATTCCCCATTATTATTAGTGCGATGGCTACTTAAATAATTGTCTAATTCAGTTGCAAGGTAAAAGCTTTAACCTCAAAAATACCAATATCAATTTTTAATTATTCTACAAGGATGGTTTTTGTCCACCTTGAATTGTGTTATTGCCTGATTTGTATTGATGTTACTGTCCCATCATCTTCCTGAGGTACCACCACAGTCCACTTGCTTTGACTAATAGTTCGTTGATGTCTGCCCCATCCCGAATACTGGCGCGTTTCAGTCTGAACAAATCCGTATCCTGGGAATTGAATCCCGGCTCAATGGTGATCCCACACGTATAACCCGCTTTCTTAGCGAGTGCTATATCCCGGTCCGAGTAGTCTCCATTTGGATAGGACAATGCATATATCTTGAACCCGTATTTCTCCTCAAGTTCCTTCTTTGACTGCGAGATCTCCTCGTCTGCTTCCTCATCGGTACAGTTCGGCAGGATCGGGTGGAATACCGTATGGGACTGGAAGTCCGCCATGTTCTTCATGTCCTCGATCTCATGTTTTGATAATGCCTGTCTGTCCTCAAACTCTTTTGTTACCTCGAACCCAAATTCTTTCAAGATCTCCAATTTCTCTTTATTTGGAATCCTTTTCAGATGCTCGCGGCTATATTCCTTACCTGTGTCTTGTTTCCACCAAAAATGCCTGTTTGTATCTACTATGCCACTGCAGAGGAAAATAGTGGCTGGTACATTATATCTTTCCAGCAGGGGTTTGAGTTCGTAGTTGCTCTTATGTCCATCATCCAGTGTTATGATCAATGATTTTGGCGGCAGTTCATCAACCGTTCCTGTCTCCTTTGCTTTGATATAATCCTTCAGGGAGATAATATTGTATTTAGGTATTAGCGTCCTTAGATACGTGTCTATTATGTCAGGATCGATATCGTGAAAAAGAATGATTGACACTTTTTTTTTCTGGAGAACTTCCCTGAAGAAGAAGGGTATTCCTGTTAGCCGCAACAAAAGGAATGGTATTTTTCTAAGCATCTTGTTTGCCCCACACTTAAAGATAAGTTCCGTAGTATATATGGGTTTTTATTATTTTTTTGATGTCTGGTTTATCTTATATGATACTTGCAAAATGTAAGTTCTCTAGACACTTGAATCAAAAAAAGGTGAAAATTTATGGAATGTGGAGTTTTGTGATATCCAGCTGAATAAATATTTAGTATTTTTGTAGATGGTTGAGGGTATATATCACATCAGGACAACATTTCAATTGGGCTTCAAATGACCATGTACATCGATCTCTCCGTGTACGATCCTTGTGGAAGAAATAGGAATGTCATCATCGGCCATGACGTATTCTATCCTGACGATCTTGATCTCGGGCTTGCCGGATTCCTTTCTCAGTTCGTTGATTTTCAGGGCTACGGGGTAGGTCTCGGGGGAGACCACGATCGCATCGTAGTCATCTTCCAGGGTGGTTCCGTAGGGGTTGGTGAGCATCTGGATATGATAGCGGTCTTTCGGGATGCCGAGTTCTTTGATAAAATCGGTGAGATTCTTCTCTCGGGTTGGGTAGTCGGGGATATCGCGGTTCTTTTCTCCGGCCATGTTGTTGGATGTGAGACCGATGTCCAGTACGTCGTCTCCGGCTGTCTCGAAGGCTTTTCTTATCAGTTGCCTGTGTCCGTCGTGGAGTTGTTCAAAAGTTCCTCCGACTGCTGTTCTTCCCATTGTTTTCTGAAATGGGGTTTGTGTAACATAAGTCTTTGTGTTGGTTTTGGAGTTTTTGGGCTGGTCCGGGATGGACGAATACTTTCACAACGCTTAGCTTATGCTTAAATACTCAGCAGAGATAAAGAAGAACGAATGTGCACGCTACGAGAAAAACTGTGCACCATAAGGAGCTATCAAAATGAGTGAAGTTTTATTGGAAGATCTTGATAATGTGGGGCCGGCGACGGCACAGAAACTTAAGGACGCCGGTTTTACTACGGTGGAGGCCATCGCTGTGGCATCCCCTGCAGAACTTGCCAACAGTGCTGAGATAGGAGAGTCCACTGCAGCCAAGATCATCAACGCTGCCAGGCAGGCTGCGGATATTGGGGGTTTTGAGACCGGGGACCTTGTGCTTGAGCGCAGGAAACTCGTGGGCAAGCTCACCACCGGGTGCGAGGAGTTCGACGAGATGATGGGCGGTGGCATTGAGAGCCAGTCCATCACAGAGATGTACGGCGAGTTCGGCTGTGGTAAGACCCAGGTCGCCCATCAGCTGGCCGTGAACGTGCAGTTGCCTCCGGAGCAGGGTGGACTGGGCGGTTCTGTTGTGATCATCGATACTGAGAACACCTTCAGACCTGAGAGGATCACACAGATGGTCAAGGGGCTTTCCGAGAAACACGGCGTGGAGTATGATCCTGAGGAGTTCCTCAAGAACATCCACGTGGCACGTGCTTACAATTCCAATCACCAGATACTTCTTGTGGATTCGGCCTCCGAGCTTGCCAACGAGCTTAAGGATTCCGAGATGCCTGTCCGTCTTTTGATCGTGGATTCCCTCACTGCCCACTTCAGGGCAGAGTATATTGGTAGGGGTACGCTTGCCGACAGGCAGCAGAAGCTCAACAAGCATCTTCACGGCATCCAGCGCTTCGGTGACCTGTTCAACTCCTGCGTGGTCGTTACCAACCAGGTCATGTCCAAGCCGGATGCATTCTTCGGGGACCCCACCAAGCCTATCGGCGGTCACATCTTGGGCCACACAGCCACCTTCAGGCTGTACATCAGGAAGTCCAAAGGGGACAAGAGAATCGTCAAGCTGGTGGACTCACCCAACCTTCCGGATGGCGAGGCCATCATGTCCATCACCACGGACGGACTTGGTGATGCATGAGAATAACTGATATTGAAACTGAAACTGAAACTTAAGATCAATTTAAGTTGGTCTTAAGACAACCTTCAAGAATAAGTTTAAGATACCTTCCGTCATATCTGAATGCATGGTCTTCAAAGCCCTTGTCGTTGATATTGATGGAACTATAACTAACAGTGACAGGACCCTGGATCTTCGGGTCGCGAAGAAATTCCGTGAGCTCAGGGTTCCGGTCATCTTGTCCACAGGCAATCCTCTCTGTTACGTCCACGCTGTAGCCAGGCTCATCGGCATCAGCGGTATGGTCATTGCAGAGAACGGAGGGGTTATATCTACCGGTTTTGACAGTCCTTCCATCATAGCAGATGGCATGGAAGAATGTGAAGAAGCGTATGATCTGTTATCCCGATATTTTGATCTTGAAAAGCTTGATGCTACATACCGCAAGACTGAGGTCGTACTGCGCAGGGGTATGGATGTGTCAGAGCTTCGCAGGATCGTTGCAGACAACGGTATGGGTGTGGAGATCATTGACACGGGCTATGCCGTTCATATCAAGAACAAGAAAATGAACAAGGGCACAGGGCTTCATACAGTGTCTGAACTGATGGGCATTCAGGCCTCTGATTTTCTGGCTATAGGTGATTCCTGCAATGATGCCGAAATGATGCGCGAGGCAGGCCTTGGTATAGCTGTTGGCAATGCTGATGATGAGGCCAGACAGGCTGCATCCATGATTACGAAAGCCTCATTTGGAGAAGGTGCGCTGGAGGCCATTGAATATGCTCTTTCCAATGGCCTTCTGGAATAAAAAAAAGTAAAGGACTTTACAGACGATCGTATGGGAGTCCTTTTGCGAGGACCTTGTCCACCACGATATAGTCTTTTATCGCGCTTACCGCTTCAAAAGGCACAATGAGGTACTGACCGTCTTTCTGGTACTTGGAAGTGTCAAGACCAATATCGGGCTTAACAATAAGGTCTTCCAGTTCTCCGGTCTTTCCATCCATTACGATGTTGTTCAATATGCCAAGCTCGGTTCCGTCAGTAGCCATTACCTGTTTGTTGGACAGGTTCTTTGCAAACACTTTTGCCATCTTTCGTCTCCCTTAGTAATTAACAGATTATTTACATATATCCCATATAAGAACTTGTTTCTTGTTTGTGAGCACTGCCCTTGAGTTTTTCCTGCATCTTGTTGTAGAACGTGGTCATATCCTCAGTAATAGTAGGCTTGACCTTTTCCATTGCTGCAAGGAAATGGCGGTTCTTCACAGACTCTGCATCAAAGTTCTCGCGCAGTGCAAGCATCACAGCTTCCCTGCACACGGACTCGATGTCGGAGCCAACATATCCCTCTG
This genomic stretch from Methanococcoides sp. AM1 harbors:
- a CDS encoding GNAT family N-acetyltransferase, with the protein product MPSTKIRPLEEKDFSELAEFLKEGFGTSPDIWHRRFDMWWINNPWADKSIPYGWVIEDEKSEIVGFLGNVLVKYQIKGRDDLAAAGTSLYVRPSVRGVTSIQLTLSFDRQKNIKLLLHTTPNEIAAEIYSKFGSTDIDVPFNNLEYWHIRDYGKIFDLYVQTSIISHNLLPLMKGLLPPIKLISPIGQWFSDKRTLKPQPNHYKCSLCTDCGDSFTQLWENNRKENVTTLCRDAETLRWLYFSKAVADKRHLVKCTDTRNDELVAYFIFDIECPEKDIKIMKMKDAYIPQFEEEIILSLIEFSMNLAKKHNVAASVFWSFDQKMDEILKKRIKIKRKHKRPYLYYFVNEEDRPHLDGHEDHEFIPSPIDPDRGVI
- a CDS encoding polysaccharide deacetylase family protein — protein: MLRKIPFLLLRLTGIPFFFREVLQKKKVSIILFHDIDPDIIDTYLRTLIPKYNIISLKDYIKAKETGTVDELPPKSLIITLDDGHKSNYELKPLLERYNVPATIFLCSGIVDTNRHFWWKQDTGKEYSREHLKRIPNKEKLEILKEFGFEVTKEFEDRQALSKHEIEDMKNMADFQSHTVFHPILPNCTDEEADEEISQSKKELEEKYGFKIYALSYPNGDYSDRDIALAKKAGYTCGITIEPGFNSQDTDLFRLKRASIRDGADINELLVKASGLWWYLRKMMGQ
- a CDS encoding phosphopantetheine adenylyltransferase, producing MGRTAVGGTFEQLHDGHRQLIRKAFETAGDDVLDIGLTSNNMAGEKNRDIPDYPTREKNLTDFIKELGIPKDRYHIQMLTNPYGTTLEDDYDAIVVSPETYPVALKINELRKESGKPEIKIVRIEYVMADDDIPISSTRIVHGEIDVHGHLKPN
- the radA gene encoding DNA repair and recombination protein RadA, with the translated sequence MSEVLLEDLDNVGPATAQKLKDAGFTTVEAIAVASPAELANSAEIGESTAAKIINAARQAADIGGFETGDLVLERRKLVGKLTTGCEEFDEMMGGGIESQSITEMYGEFGCGKTQVAHQLAVNVQLPPEQGGLGGSVVIIDTENTFRPERITQMVKGLSEKHGVEYDPEEFLKNIHVARAYNSNHQILLVDSASELANELKDSEMPVRLLIVDSLTAHFRAEYIGRGTLADRQQKLNKHLHGIQRFGDLFNSCVVVTNQVMSKPDAFFGDPTKPIGGHILGHTATFRLYIRKSKGDKRIVKLVDSPNLPDGEAIMSITTDGLGDA
- a CDS encoding phosphoglycolate phosphatase is translated as MVFKALVVDIDGTITNSDRTLDLRVAKKFRELRVPVILSTGNPLCYVHAVARLIGISGMVIAENGGVISTGFDSPSIIADGMEECEEAYDLLSRYFDLEKLDATYRKTEVVLRRGMDVSELRRIVADNGMGVEIIDTGYAVHIKNKKMNKGTGLHTVSELMGIQASDFLAIGDSCNDAEMMREAGLGIAVGNADDEARQAASMITKASFGEGALEAIEYALSNGLLE
- a CDS encoding PRC-barrel domain-containing protein; the protein is MAKVFAKNLSNKQVMATDGTELGILNNIVMDGKTGELEDLIVKPDIGLDTSKYQKDGQYLIVPFEAVSAIKDYIVVDKVLAKGLPYDRL